A genome region from Sceloporus undulatus isolate JIND9_A2432 ecotype Alabama chromosome 1, SceUnd_v1.1, whole genome shotgun sequence includes the following:
- the ARL5A gene encoding ADP-ribosylation factor-like protein 5A has translation MGILFTRIWRLFNHQEHKVIIVGLDNAGKTTILYQLGYLDTYSVLSEGHEDAGSPMSRWYSVFVIVVVDSTDRERISVTKEELYKMLAHEDLKKAGLLIFANKQDVKDCMTVAEISQFLKLTSVKDHQWHIQACCALTGEGLCQGLEWMMSRLKIR, from the exons AGCACAAAGTGATCATTGTTGGACTTGATAATGCAGGAAAAACAACCATTCTTTATCAATT AGGATATTTGGATACTTACAGCGTGTTGTCAGAAGGCCATGAAGATGCTGGCAGTCCTATGAGCAGATGGTACTCAGTG TTTGTGATAGTTGTTGTGGATAgcacagacagagagagaatttCCGTAACTAAAGAAGAACTTTATAAAATGTTAGCACACGAG GACTTGAAGAAAGCTGGTTTGCTCATTTTTGCTAACAAACAGGATGTTAAAGACTGCATGACAGTAGCTGAAATTTCTCAGTTTCTGAAGCTAACTTCAGTTAAAGATCACCAGTGGCACATCCAAGCTTGCTGTGCTCTTACTGGAGAAGG aTTGTGCCAAGGACTTGAATGGATGATGTCAAGACTAAAGATCAGATGA